The following coding sequences are from one Sulfitobacter sp. HNIBRBA3233 window:
- a CDS encoding oligosaccharide flippase family protein has protein sequence MNGLLQRLRGGALMARVMRSGAWIVLGYGGSQILRLASNLILTRLLFPEAFGLMALISLVTVGLTLFSDVGIAPSIAQSKRGDDPDFLNTAWSIQVIRGIILWGIAVALAVPMAWFYDAPDLQVYLPVAALMLVIAGFNPTRIETAHRHLLMGRLTVLDLLSQAIGIAAMIGLALVWQSVAALVVGGVISALAKLVLTWAFLPGQANRFRWEPAAVRELVSFGKWIFMSTVCWFFASQGDKAVLGKFLSLESLGIYNIGYFLASFPLLLGSAVTGRVMIPVYRDAKEQRAKIARLRYGLSGGIIALLAGMAIFGPWLVDVLYDARYAQAGGIVTLLAVALVPQVIGITYDQAALAAGDSRRFFVLTAVRAVLQVSLLIAGVSAYGIVGAIVGIGIAQVVTHAAVIWLARCHGVWDMRHDAVAAGAGAALIALALWINRDALVLLMP, from the coding sequence ATGAATGGTCTTTTGCAGCGTCTGCGTGGTGGCGCGCTGATGGCGCGGGTGATGCGCAGCGGGGCATGGATCGTGTTGGGCTATGGCGGCAGCCAGATCCTGCGGCTGGCGTCGAACCTGATCCTGACGCGGCTTTTGTTTCCCGAAGCCTTCGGCCTGATGGCGCTGATCAGCCTTGTGACGGTGGGGCTGACGCTGTTCTCGGACGTGGGCATCGCGCCCTCCATCGCCCAGAGCAAGCGCGGTGACGATCCAGACTTCCTGAACACCGCGTGGTCTATACAGGTGATCCGCGGGATCATCCTGTGGGGGATCGCGGTGGCGCTGGCCGTGCCGATGGCGTGGTTCTACGATGCGCCGGACTTGCAGGTCTATCTGCCGGTCGCTGCACTGATGCTGGTGATCGCGGGCTTCAACCCGACCCGTATCGAAACCGCGCACAGGCATCTTCTGATGGGCCGCCTCACGGTGCTTGACCTTCTGTCGCAGGCTATAGGCATCGCAGCGATGATCGGGCTGGCACTGGTCTGGCAATCGGTGGCAGCACTGGTGGTGGGTGGCGTGATCTCGGCACTGGCAAAGCTGGTGCTGACTTGGGCGTTCCTGCCGGGGCAGGCCAACCGCTTTCGCTGGGAGCCTGCCGCGGTGCGCGAACTGGTCAGTTTCGGGAAGTGGATCTTCATGAGCACCGTCTGCTGGTTCTTCGCCAGCCAGGGCGACAAGGCCGTTCTGGGCAAGTTCCTGAGCCTCGAAAGTCTGGGCATCTACAACATCGGGTATTTCCTTGCGAGCTTTCCGCTGCTCCTCGGCTCTGCGGTGACGGGCCGGGTGATGATCCCGGTCTACCGCGACGCCAAGGAGCAGCGGGCCAAGATCGCGCGGCTCAGATACGGGTTGAGCGGGGGGATCATCGCCTTGCTGGCGGGGATGGCGATCTTCGGCCCCTGGCTCGTCGATGTGCTCTACGATGCGCGCTATGCGCAGGCGGGGGGGATCGTCACGCTGCTGGCCGTCGCCTTGGTGCCTCAGGTGATCGGAATTACCTACGATCAGGCCGCCCTTGCCGCTGGCGATTCCAGACGGTTCTTTGTTCTAACGGCCGTGCGGGCGGTGCTTCAGGTTTCGCTGCTGATCGCCGGTGTCAGCGCCTACGGAATCGTGGGCGCGATTGTGGGGATCGGGATCGCCCAGGTCGTGACGCATGCGGCGGTGATCTGGCTCGCGCGGTGCCACGGCGTCTGGGACATGCGCCATGACGCGGTTGCCGCGGGCGCGGGTGCGGCCCTGATTGCGCTGGCGCTGTGGATCAACCGCGACGCCCTGGTGCTGTTGATGCCTTGA
- a CDS encoding glycosyltransferase family 4 protein, with protein MNLAYILNSYPQPSHSFIRREIRSLERQGHSVTRLAMRAGDAPLVDTQDVEEAAATTYVLKAGGLALLRSVVQRLSADPRGFGKALGLALSCGKRSEAGIVKHLIYLAEAAHVAQICAAAGVTHAHAHFGTNAAAVAMLCNALGGPSYSFTVHGPEEYDAPRALSLGEKVTRSKFTVAISSFGRSQLARWAGPAHWDRIEVVHCGIDPARFPDPSPLPEGPPRFVAIGRFVEQKGQLIALDALEALNRAVPGAHLTLIGDGEMRPEIEARIDALGLTAQVTLTGWVDEARILEELGAAHALLMPSFAEGLPMVIMEAMAAGRLVIATYIAGIPELVQTGETGWLVPAGDAAALATAMQELADLAPARRDEMAKAARARALARHDIDREAAKLAALMAR; from the coding sequence TTGAACCTCGCCTATATCCTCAACAGCTACCCGCAGCCTTCGCACAGTTTCATCCGTCGCGAGATCCGCAGCCTCGAACGTCAGGGCCACAGCGTGACCCGCCTTGCCATGCGCGCGGGCGATGCGCCGCTGGTGGACACGCAGGATGTGGAGGAGGCCGCCGCCACCACATATGTGCTCAAGGCGGGCGGCCTGGCCCTGCTGCGGTCGGTGGTGCAGCGCCTTTCGGCGGATCCGCGGGGTTTCGGCAAAGCGCTGGGTCTGGCCCTGTCGTGCGGCAAACGTTCCGAAGCGGGGATAGTGAAACACCTGATCTATCTGGCCGAGGCCGCTCATGTGGCGCAGATCTGCGCTGCCGCAGGGGTGACGCACGCGCACGCGCATTTCGGCACGAACGCGGCCGCCGTCGCGATGCTGTGCAATGCGCTGGGCGGCCCGTCCTACAGTTTCACCGTCCACGGTCCCGAAGAATACGACGCGCCCCGCGCCCTGTCGCTGGGCGAAAAGGTCACCCGCTCGAAATTCACGGTGGCGATCAGCAGTTTCGGTCGCAGCCAACTGGCGCGCTGGGCGGGGCCCGCGCATTGGGACAGGATCGAGGTCGTCCATTGCGGGATCGACCCTGCCCGCTTTCCCGATCCCTCTCCGTTGCCGGAGGGCCCGCCGCGTTTCGTGGCCATCGGGCGGTTCGTCGAACAGAAAGGCCAGTTGATCGCGCTGGACGCGCTGGAGGCGTTGAACCGCGCGGTCCCCGGCGCCCATCTGACCCTGATCGGGGACGGCGAAATGCGCCCCGAGATCGAGGCCCGTATCGACGCGCTGGGCCTGACGGCGCAGGTCACCCTGACCGGCTGGGTGGACGAGGCGCGCATCCTCGAAGAACTCGGCGCCGCGCATGCGCTCTTGATGCCCAGTTTTGCCGAAGGGCTTCCGATGGTGATCATGGAGGCGATGGCTGCGGGTCGGCTGGTCATCGCGACCTATATCGCGGGCATCCCCGAGCTTGTGCAGACGGGCGAAACGGGCTGGCTCGTTCCCGCCGGAGACGCCGCAGCGCTTGCTACGGCGATGCAGGAGCTGGCCGATCTGGCCCCGGCCAGACGCGACGAAATGGCCAAAGCGGCGCGCGCCCGCGCCCTCGCCCGTCACGACATCGACCGCGAGGCCGCCAAGCTTGCCGCGCTGATGGCCCGCTAG
- a CDS encoding glycosyltransferase family 2 protein — MTVDLSVLIPAHNEVGYIEPCLEALLSSEDTGAAVEVIVMANGCTDATAEIARGYAGRAETRGWALRVIDLPEGGKIGALNAGDTAATYGAKAFIDADVVVSPPLLAQLAQVLDSDAPRYASGIPNVTVSDGGFSAVYTRFWVGIPFLTHGVPGFGVFAVNAAGRQRWGAFPDIISDDTFVRLQFRPGERHSVPARYDWPMIEGFGPLVRVRRRQDIGVAEVKALFPALWANHDAPAPDQVPLWRRALRDPLGFAAFAVVALAVRLPRPGEERWARGR; from the coding sequence ATGACCGTCGATCTGTCTGTCCTGATCCCCGCGCATAACGAAGTGGGATACATCGAACCGTGCCTCGAGGCGCTGCTGTCAAGCGAAGACACCGGCGCCGCTGTCGAAGTGATCGTGATGGCGAACGGCTGCACCGACGCCACCGCAGAAATCGCGCGCGGCTATGCCGGCCGGGCAGAGACCCGGGGATGGGCTCTGCGGGTGATCGATCTGCCGGAGGGAGGCAAGATCGGGGCGCTCAATGCAGGAGACACCGCGGCCACCTACGGCGCGAAGGCCTTCATCGACGCCGATGTGGTGGTGAGCCCGCCGCTGCTTGCGCAGCTTGCGCAGGTTCTGGACAGTGACGCGCCGCGCTATGCCAGCGGTATCCCCAACGTAACGGTCAGCGACGGCGGGTTTTCGGCTGTCTATACCCGCTTTTGGGTGGGCATCCCGTTTCTGACCCACGGTGTGCCGGGCTTTGGCGTCTTTGCGGTGAATGCGGCGGGGCGCCAGCGCTGGGGCGCGTTTCCCGACATTATTTCGGACGACACCTTTGTCCGGCTTCAGTTCAGGCCGGGCGAGCGCCACAGCGTTCCCGCGCGCTACGACTGGCCGATGATCGAGGGCTTCGGTCCGCTGGTGCGGGTGCGTAGGCGTCAGGACATCGGTGTGGCCGAGGTCAAGGCGCTGTTTCCGGCGCTCTGGGCCAATCACGATGCGCCCGCACCCGATCAGGTGCCGCTGTGGCGGCGCGCGTTGCGCGACCCGCTCGGATTTGCAGCCTTTGCAGTGGTGGCCCTCGCCGTTCGCTTGCCCAGACCGGGCGAAGAGCGCTGGGCGCGCGGACGCTAG
- a CDS encoding 4'-phosphopantetheinyl transferase family protein: protein MTPDRELIQALTQSVLPDGIAVAASDPTERPEAVHKDEAGAVAVAVPARQIEFLAGRAAAREAMIALGARPEPVPMGPDRAPIWPRGLTGSISHTADACVAAVGNSDDWAGIGVDLETAAPLERGLEHEICTTAERAWLDSEDPASRGLLARLIFSAKEAVFKAQYPLSRALFGFEVIELRIEREDSRFEATFQSAQGPFDAGRILTGSYCHAAGVLVTAVAIGQSDGTVYAASRR from the coding sequence GTGACGCCGGACCGCGAGCTGATCCAGGCGCTGACGCAATCGGTTCTGCCCGATGGCATTGCCGTTGCGGCCAGCGATCCGACGGAACGGCCGGAAGCGGTCCACAAGGACGAGGCGGGGGCCGTTGCCGTTGCGGTCCCGGCGCGTCAGATTGAGTTCCTCGCTGGCCGTGCGGCGGCACGCGAAGCCATGATCGCGCTCGGCGCACGGCCCGAACCGGTTCCCATGGGGCCCGACAGGGCGCCGATCTGGCCGCGCGGCCTGACCGGCAGCATTTCGCACACCGCCGATGCCTGTGTTGCGGCAGTCGGCAATTCCGACGACTGGGCGGGGATCGGCGTCGATCTCGAAACCGCGGCCCCGCTCGAGCGCGGGCTGGAACACGAGATTTGCACAACGGCGGAACGCGCGTGGCTCGACAGCGAGGATCCCGCCTCGCGTGGCCTGCTCGCCCGACTTATTTTTTCCGCCAAGGAAGCCGTCTTCAAGGCGCAATACCCCCTCAGCCGCGCCTTGTTCGGCTTCGAAGTGATCGAATTGCGCATCGAACGCGAGGACAGCCGGTTCGAAGCGACGTTCCAAAGTGCGCAGGGGCCCTTCGACGCGGGGCGGATTTTGACCGGTTCCTATTGCCACGCCGCAGGCGTTCTTGTCACCGCGGTGGCCATTGGGCAATCTGATGGCACGGTCTACGCCGCAAGCAGGAGGTGA
- a CDS encoding MupA/Atu3671 family FMN-dependent luciferase-like monooxygenase — protein sequence MTALFNPSAFSCVIAGDESLTIACADMIVAGGHHVAAVVTRDADVRAWAEGQSVPVFARFADLAGADRFDWLLSIANLRIIPGDVLALATKGAVNFHDGPLPRYAGLNTPAWAIVNRERRHGVSWHMIEGGVDEGDLLAQELIDIADGETAFSLNSKCYAAGMESFGRVLAQLETGTLERTPQDLSQRSYFARDDRPAPLGLIDFTQSAAAIDALVRGLDFGGYWNPLGIAKIALDGALYTVARAEVADGAGPAGQVLSSEADALVVACADGAVRLGGVAALGHGQPLPQSGAVLDPVAEDAGVLQDRLSADEGYWRSRLLAMDPLPVPLAQGSASGIRSERRCAIPAGADAIAALTRLALLGAGQGDGDVAYAVTPIAAGHGSDWVPLRCGGDLPAQLSRIEATAGFPTDLPARDPAIPAARPAFCIAQAPVDGATLTAVVAGSEIVLHGDNGLLSAQAMDLLAARLDHLLAGNDGMPASERSLATEQWNATATEYDATPIHAAFEAQVARTPDATALVFEDRSMSYAALNAAANRLAHVLRARGVTVGTPVGLCVARGPDLLVGALGILKAGGAYVPLDPAYPENRIAHYISDSGAPVIVTQSALAASLPESDAQHLLIDTDPDIATASDANPSAGATADTLAYLIYTSGSTGTPKGVMVGHGNVANFFAGMDQRIAYDAGDAWLAVTSLSFDISVLELFWTLSRGFKLVLAGDDSRTELSRGPIAVSDRKIDFNLFYWGNDDGAGPAKYELLLEGAKFADANGFNAVWTPERHFHAFGGPYPNPSVTGAAVAAVTKTLSVRAGSCVAPLHHPARIAEEWAVIDNLTNGRAGLAIASGWQPDDFILRPENTPPQNKPAMYDAIDQLRRLWRGEAVEFPTKDGSPFAVVTQPRPVSAELPVWVTTAGNPETWKEAGQIGANVLTHLLGQSVAEVGDKIKLYHAALREAGHDPADFTVTVMLHTYLDQTRARAEEIARGPMKDYLRSAAGLIKQYAWAFPAFKRPEGVKNPFEVDLGSLGDEEMEAILEFAFQRYFNDSGMFGTVADGVARAEELKRIGVDEIACLIDYGISVPQVMEGLKPLAEVLQRTNAGSSLEDDDFSLAAQLVRHRVSHLQCTPSMAQMLVMNDETRHALSGVKALMVGGEALPGALADDLMQATGGTVQNMYGPTETTIWSTTQMVTRADPVAAVGTPIANTQVYVLDAGMAPQPVGVAGELLIGGDGVTQGYWNRPEMTADRFVPNPFGEGRLYRTGDLAAWRPDGTLSFMGRADDQVKIRGHRIELGEIEAVLSNQPGVTQSVVIARQGQGGAQLVGYVTGSPAGEDALLDALKARLPEIMVPARIVTIDRMPLTPNKKIDRKALPEPQPKHAAEQASAAPAQNETQAAIAAVWSAILGVAQVRASDNFFALGGHSLLAVQAHRDIRAALGTDRLSITDIFRFPTLEALARHIDEGGAPAAAAPEETSPAAEERRETMSKRRAMRAGRTKAGT from the coding sequence ATGACTGCACTTTTCAATCCGTCCGCTTTTTCCTGCGTCATCGCGGGGGACGAATCGCTCACGATTGCCTGTGCCGACATGATCGTGGCGGGCGGGCATCATGTTGCGGCGGTCGTCACCCGTGACGCCGATGTGCGCGCCTGGGCCGAAGGGCAATCGGTGCCTGTCTTCGCGCGCTTTGCCGATCTGGCAGGGGCGGACCGGTTCGACTGGCTGCTCAGCATCGCGAACCTGCGGATCATCCCCGGCGATGTTCTGGCCCTTGCCACCAAGGGCGCGGTCAACTTCCACGATGGTCCGTTGCCACGGTATGCGGGTCTGAACACCCCGGCATGGGCCATCGTCAACCGCGAACGCCGGCACGGCGTCAGCTGGCACATGATTGAGGGCGGCGTGGACGAGGGCGACCTGCTGGCGCAGGAACTGATCGACATTGCCGACGGCGAGACCGCGTTTTCGCTGAACTCGAAATGCTATGCGGCGGGCATGGAAAGCTTCGGCCGTGTTCTGGCGCAGCTTGAAACCGGCACGCTTGAACGGACGCCGCAGGACCTGAGCCAGCGCAGCTATTTCGCGCGGGACGACCGGCCCGCGCCGCTGGGGCTGATCGATTTCACACAGAGTGCCGCCGCGATCGACGCGCTGGTGCGGGGCCTTGATTTCGGCGGATACTGGAACCCGCTCGGGATCGCGAAAATCGCCTTGGACGGGGCGCTTTACACGGTTGCGCGCGCCGAGGTGGCGGATGGCGCCGGACCCGCAGGGCAGGTGCTGTCATCTGAAGCCGATGCGTTGGTTGTGGCCTGCGCCGACGGGGCCGTGCGTCTTGGCGGGGTGGCGGCGCTGGGCCACGGTCAGCCCCTGCCGCAAAGCGGCGCGGTGCTTGATCCGGTCGCGGAAGATGCCGGTGTCTTGCAGGATCGGCTGTCGGCGGACGAAGGATACTGGCGCAGCCGGCTTCTTGCCATGGATCCGCTGCCGGTGCCGCTGGCGCAGGGCAGTGCTTCGGGCATCCGGAGCGAGCGTCGCTGTGCCATTCCGGCGGGCGCCGACGCGATTGCGGCGCTGACCCGGCTCGCGCTTTTGGGCGCAGGGCAGGGTGATGGTGATGTGGCCTATGCGGTGACGCCCATTGCTGCGGGCCATGGGAGCGACTGGGTGCCACTGCGATGCGGGGGGGATCTTCCGGCGCAGCTGTCGCGCATCGAGGCTACTGCCGGTTTCCCGACCGACCTGCCGGCGCGCGACCCCGCGATCCCCGCCGCGCGTCCCGCATTCTGCATCGCTCAGGCGCCTGTCGACGGGGCCACGCTGACCGCAGTCGTGGCGGGAAGCGAGATCGTTCTGCACGGCGACAACGGGCTGCTGTCGGCGCAGGCGATGGATCTTCTGGCGGCGCGGCTCGACCATCTTCTGGCGGGCAACGACGGGATGCCTGCGTCCGAACGCAGTCTTGCCACCGAGCAGTGGAATGCCACCGCGACAGAATACGACGCGACCCCGATCCACGCCGCTTTCGAGGCGCAGGTCGCGCGCACGCCGGATGCGACGGCCCTTGTTTTCGAGGACCGCAGCATGAGCTATGCGGCGCTCAATGCGGCGGCGAACCGGCTGGCGCATGTCCTGCGCGCGCGCGGTGTCACGGTCGGCACGCCCGTGGGGCTCTGCGTGGCGCGCGGCCCCGATCTGCTGGTGGGCGCGCTGGGCATTCTGAAGGCGGGCGGAGCCTATGTGCCGCTGGATCCGGCCTATCCCGAAAACCGCATCGCGCATTATATCTCGGACAGCGGCGCTCCCGTGATCGTCACGCAATCCGCGCTGGCCGCATCGCTGCCGGAAAGCGATGCGCAGCACCTGTTGATCGACACGGATCCCGACATTGCCACCGCATCCGATGCCAACCCTTCGGCGGGGGCAACGGCGGATACGCTGGCCTATCTGATCTATACCTCCGGTTCGACCGGAACGCCCAAGGGCGTGATGGTCGGTCATGGTAATGTGGCCAACTTCTTTGCGGGCATGGACCAGCGGATCGCTTATGACGCGGGCGATGCGTGGCTGGCGGTCACGTCGCTCAGCTTTGATATCTCGGTGCTCGAACTGTTCTGGACGCTCTCGCGCGGGTTCAAGCTGGTGCTGGCGGGCGACGACAGCCGGACCGAGCTCAGCCGGGGTCCGATCGCGGTGTCGGATCGCAAGATCGACTTCAACCTGTTTTACTGGGGAAATGACGACGGAGCGGGGCCGGCAAAATACGAATTGCTGCTCGAAGGTGCCAAATTCGCAGACGCGAACGGCTTCAACGCGGTCTGGACACCGGAGCGGCATTTCCATGCCTTCGGCGGGCCTTATCCCAATCCGTCCGTAACCGGCGCGGCGGTGGCTGCGGTCACCAAGACCCTTTCGGTGCGGGCGGGCTCTTGCGTGGCGCCGCTTCATCACCCCGCGCGCATCGCCGAGGAATGGGCGGTGATCGACAACCTGACGAACGGACGAGCGGGTCTTGCCATCGCGTCGGGCTGGCAGCCGGATGATTTCATCCTGCGCCCCGAAAACACGCCGCCCCAGAACAAGCCCGCGATGTATGACGCCATCGACCAGCTGCGCCGTCTGTGGCGCGGCGAGGCGGTGGAGTTCCCGACCAAGGACGGCAGCCCCTTTGCGGTGGTGACCCAGCCGCGCCCGGTCTCGGCCGAACTGCCCGTTTGGGTTACGACGGCGGGCAATCCCGAAACGTGGAAAGAAGCGGGCCAGATCGGTGCAAACGTGCTGACCCACCTTCTGGGACAATCGGTGGCCGAGGTGGGTGACAAGATCAAACTCTACCATGCGGCGCTGCGCGAGGCCGGACATGATCCGGCGGATTTCACTGTCACGGTCATGCTGCACACCTATCTTGACCAGACGCGCGCGCGCGCCGAGGAAATCGCGCGCGGCCCGATGAAGGACTACCTGCGCTCTGCCGCCGGCCTGATCAAGCAATACGCCTGGGCCTTTCCGGCGTTCAAGCGTCCCGAGGGGGTCAAGAACCCCTTCGAGGTCGATCTGGGCAGCCTCGGGGACGAGGAGATGGAAGCGATCCTCGAATTCGCGTTCCAGCGCTATTTCAACGACAGCGGCATGTTCGGCACGGTCGCGGACGGCGTGGCCCGCGCGGAAGAGCTCAAGCGTATCGGGGTCGATGAAATCGCCTGTCTGATCGACTACGGCATTTCCGTTCCTCAGGTGATGGAAGGGCTGAAGCCGCTTGCCGAGGTGTTGCAAAGGACCAACGCGGGCAGCAGCCTTGAAGACGACGATTTCTCGCTCGCCGCGCAGCTGGTGCGCCACCGGGTGAGCCATCTGCAATGTACGCCGTCGATGGCGCAGATGCTGGTGATGAACGACGAAACGCGGCACGCCCTGTCCGGCGTCAAGGCGCTGATGGTGGGCGGAGAGGCGCTGCCGGGCGCCTTGGCCGACGATCTGATGCAGGCCACCGGCGGGACGGTGCAGAACATGTACGGCCCGACCGAGACAACGATCTGGTCGACCACGCAGATGGTGACGCGGGCCGATCCGGTGGCCGCCGTGGGCACACCCATCGCCAACACGCAGGTCTACGTTCTGGACGCTGGGATGGCGCCCCAACCTGTCGGCGTCGCGGGGGAATTGCTGATCGGTGGTGACGGGGTGACCCAAGGCTACTGGAACCGGCCGGAGATGACTGCCGACCGTTTCGTCCCCAATCCTTTCGGGGAGGGGCGGCTTTACCGCACCGGCGATCTGGCGGCGTGGCGGCCCGACGGCACGCTGTCCTTCATGGGCCGTGCCGATGATCAGGTGAAAATCCGTGGCCACCGGATCGAGCTGGGCGAGATCGAGGCGGTTCTGTCCAACCAGCCCGGCGTGACGCAATCGGTCGTCATCGCGCGACAGGGGCAGGGCGGGGCGCAGCTTGTGGGATATGTGACAGGCTCTCCGGCTGGCGAGGATGCCTTGCTGGACGCGTTGAAGGCGCGCCTGCCCGAGATCATGGTGCCCGCGCGGATCGTGACGATCGACCGGATGCCGCTGACCCCCAACAAGAAGATCGACCGCAAGGCGCTGCCCGAGCCGCAGCCGAAACATGCGGCTGAACAGGCTTCCGCAGCGCCTGCGCAAAATGAAACCCAGGCGGCGATTGCGGCTGTTTGGTCTGCAATCCTCGGGGTCGCGCAGGTGCGCGCGTCGGACAACTTCTTCGCGCTGGGCGGGCATTCGCTGCTGGCCGTGCAGGCGCACCGCGACATCAGGGCGGCGTTGGGGACGGACCGTTTGTCGATCACCGACATCTTCCGCTTCCCCACGCTCGAAGCGCTGGCGCGCCACATCGACGAGGGCGGGGCACCCGCCGCCGCGGCGCCCGAAGAAACCTCTCCCGCAGCCGAAGAGCGGCGCGAGACGATGTCGAAGCGCCGTGCAATGCGCGCGGGCCGCACGAAAGCGGGAACGTGA
- a CDS encoding glycosyltransferase family 2 protein, producing MASPRVLCVLLNYRTPQMTLRAAEAALGDLRGLGAEMVIVDNASGDGSAEMFHREVAARGWGAEGLVRVIESSVNGGFGAGNNIGIRAGMRDGSSPDYVYLLNSDAFPDPGCIATLVSHLENHPDAGIACSHVRGEDGMTHTTAFRFPSIAGEFEGAARLGVVSRLLADARVPILDIAATREVDWSAGASMMLRREMLDRIGLFDEAFFLYFEETDLCLRAARAGWRCWYVTEARVVHIGSVSTGMKTRSRMPGFWYDSRRHYFIKNHGRLYAAMALLAHLAGGILHRLRTGLAGRRPQDPAWFLRDLLAHATTPYRLNREDRP from the coding sequence ATGGCATCACCACGGGTTCTTTGCGTCCTGCTGAACTACCGGACGCCGCAGATGACATTGCGCGCGGCCGAGGCGGCGCTGGGGGATCTGCGCGGTCTGGGCGCGGAGATGGTGATCGTCGACAATGCCTCCGGTGACGGATCGGCCGAGATGTTCCACCGCGAGGTCGCGGCGCGCGGCTGGGGCGCGGAAGGTCTGGTGCGGGTAATAGAATCCTCCGTCAACGGCGGCTTCGGCGCGGGCAACAACATCGGCATCCGGGCAGGGATGCGTGACGGGAGCAGCCCCGACTATGTCTACCTGCTGAATTCGGACGCGTTTCCGGATCCCGGCTGCATTGCAACGCTGGTCAGCCACCTAGAAAACCACCCCGATGCGGGGATCGCGTGCAGCCACGTGCGCGGCGAGGACGGGATGACCCACACCACCGCGTTCCGCTTTCCCAGCATCGCGGGCGAGTTCGAGGGCGCGGCGCGTCTTGGCGTCGTCTCGCGGCTGCTGGCGGATGCGCGGGTGCCGATCCTCGACATCGCGGCCACCCGCGAGGTCGACTGGAGCGCCGGGGCCAGCATGATGCTGCGCCGCGAGATGCTGGACCGGATCGGCCTCTTTGACGAAGCCTTCTTCCTCTATTTCGAGGAAACGGATCTGTGCCTGCGCGCGGCGCGCGCGGGATGGCGGTGCTGGTATGTGACAGAGGCACGCGTGGTGCATATCGGGTCGGTGTCGACCGGCATGAAGACGCGCAGCCGCATGCCCGGGTTCTGGTACGATTCGCGCCGCCACTATTTCATCAAGAACCACGGGCGCCTGTATGCGGCCATGGCATTGCTTGCGCATCTGGCGGGCGGAATACTCCACCGTCTGCGTACGGGGCTGGCAGGCCGCCGTCCGCAGGATCCGGCGTGGTTTTTGCGTGATCTGCTTGCCCACGCTACAACGCCCTATCGCCTCAATCGGGAGGACCGACCATGA